The following are encoded in a window of Rissa tridactyla isolate bRisTri1 chromosome 15, bRisTri1.patW.cur.20221130, whole genome shotgun sequence genomic DNA:
- the LOC128918073 gene encoding myosin-3-like: MEVFGEAAPYLRKSEKERIEAQNQPFDAKTYCFVADPEVEYTKGKIKAAQDGKITVETEDGRMVAVKPDDVYAMNPPKFDRIEDVAMLTHLHEPAVLYNLKDRYSSWMIYTYSGLFCVTVNPYKWLPVYNPEVVLAYRGKKRQEAPPHIFSISDNAYQSMLTDRENQSILITGESGAGKTVNTKRVIQYFATIAASGEVARKESWMKGTLEDQIISANPLLEAFGNAKTVRNDNSSRFGKFIRIHFGTSGKLASGDIETYLLEKSRVTFQLKAERSYHIFYQILSNKKPELLEMLLITTNPYDYPFISQGEISVASIDDQEELVATDAAIDILGFSPDERMGIYKLTGAILHYGNMKFKQKPREEQAEPDGTEEADKAAYLMGLNSADLLKALCYPRVKVGNEYVVKGQTVDQVHQAVNAISKSVYEKLFLWMVMRINQQLDTKLPRQHFIGVLDIAGFEIFEFNSLEQLCINFTNEKLQQFFNHHMFVLEQEEYKKEGIEWTFIDFGMDLAACIELIEKPMGIFSILEEECMFPKATDTSFKNKLYDQHLGKSSNFQKPKPAKGKAEAHFSLVHYAGTVDYNITGWLEKNKDPLNETVVGLYQKSSMKILCNLYATFASIDEAEGGGIKKKGTKKKGSSFQTVSVLFRENLNKLMSNLRTTHPHFVRCIIPNETKTPGLMDHKLVLHQLRCNGVLEGIRICRKGFPNKILYGDFKQRYRLLNTSVIPEGQFIDSKKACERLLSSIEIDHTQYKLGHTKVFFKAGLLGVLEEMRDDCLGQLITQTQAFCRGYLRRLELKRMLDRRESIICIQYNIRAFMNVKHWPWMKLYFKIKPLLKSVETEKEMAMMKEEFQRTKEELAKSEIKRKELEEKMVTLVQEKKDLQLQVQTENENLADAEERCDQLIKAKFHLEARIKEVVEKLEDEEEINADLAARKRKLEDECSDLKKDIDDLELTLAKSEKEKHATENKVKNLTEEMTGLDETVVKLVKEKKALQEAHQQALDDLQIEEDKVNTLTKARIKLEQQVNHVEGSSEQERKVCMDLEQAKRKLEGDLKLAQETIVDLENDKQHLDEKLKKKDFEFNQMQNKIEEQQSSRIQLQKKIRELQARVAELEEETMSEKATRVKAEKHCDELANELEKISERLEEAGGATSAQTELNKKREAEFQKMRRDLEEATLQHEAMAAALRKKHADSTAELGEQIDNLQRVKQKLEKEKSELKMEIDDLASSTTTITKSKANLEKIYHTLEDQMRDMKSKFEENQRNMNEMLIQKAQLQTESGDLSRQLQEKETMTLQLSRSKQAVTQQIEELKRQLEEEIKAKNALARALQSARHDCDLLREQYEEEQEAKGELQRALSKANSEVAQWRTKYETDAIQRTEELEEAKKKLSQRLQETGQQAESVNSKCVSLEKMKLKLQGEVEDLTVDKERANTLAAALEKKQQNFDKVVAEWKGKYEESQLEREALSKESRLLNTELFKAKNTYEETLDQLETIKRENKTLQQEIADLTEQITENGKMIRDLEKAKKQAEVEKSELQVALEEAEAALEHEEVKILGVNQELTQIKSEIDRKIAEKDEEISQLKKNHQRTVETMQGVLDAEIRSKSESLRLKKKMEGDLNEMEIQLSHANSQAAEAQKHLHSIQGVLKDMELHLDDTLRTQGDLKEQVAMVERRANLLQAEIEELRAALEQTERSRKVAEQELLDATGRVELLHTQNTSLFNTKKKLETDMAQIQTEMEDITNEAKNAEERAKKAITDAAMMAEELKKEQDTSTHLERMKKNLDQTVKDLQLRLDEAEQLALKGGKKQIQKLEARIRELEAELEEEHKQSAEAMKNIRKYERHVKELTFQNEEQRKNMMRLQDLVDKLQMKIKSYKRQAEEAGEQANTNLSRFRKAQHKLEEAEERADIAESQVNKLRAKTREVPSTKVSLYCRRQVCKFVLFAQASQAVDLCLTDGCSQKERFWKEGILKKDLRGFGFFSLEKSRLRRDLILAFQYIKGRRQIKTDRERLFTRACSDRTKGTGFKPKEGGFRLDIRKKYFMMMVVRHWNRLPREVVDTPSPKVFKLRLDRTLGNLIK, translated from the exons ATGGTTGCTGTCAAACCTGATGATGTATATGCCATGAACCCACCTAAGTTTGACAGAATTGAGGATGTGGCCATGTTGACCCACCTGCATGAACCTGCTGTCCTCTACAACCTCAAGGACCGCTACAGCTCCTGGATGATCTAT acctACTCGGGTCTCTTCTGCGTCACTGTCAACCCCTACAAGTGGCTGCCGGTGTACAACCCGGAGGTGGTGTTGGCCTACCGAGGCAAGAAGCGCCAGGAGGCCCCTCCACACATCTTCTCCATCTCTGACAACGCCTATCAGTCCATGCTGACTG ATCGGGAAAATCAGTCTATCCTAATCAC CGGAGAATCCGGTGCAGGGAAGACCGTGAACACGAAGCGTGTCATCCAGTACTTCGCAACTATTGCAGCGAGCGGGGAAGTAGCCAGGAAGGAGTCCTGGATGAAG GGTACACTCGAGGATCAAATCATCAGCGCTAACCCACTGCTGGAGGCCTTCGGGAATGCCAAGACTGTGAGAAATGACAACTCCTCGCGCTTT GGTAAATTCATTCGTATTCATTTTGGTACCTCTGGAAAACTGGCCTCTGGTGACATTGAGACCT ACTTGCTGGAAAAGTCAAGAGTCACCTTCCAGCTGAAAGCTGAGAGAAGCTACCACATCTTCTACCAGATCCTCTCCAATAAGAAGCCTGAACTGCTTG AGATGCTCCTCATCACAACCAACCCATACGACTACCCCTTCATCAGTCAAGGGGAGATTTCTGTAGCCAGCATTGATGACCAGGAGGAGCTTGTTGCCACAGAT GCAGCCATCGACATTTTGGGCTTCAGCCCTGATGAGAGAATGGGGATTTACAAACTGACAGGGGCTATCTTGCACTATGGGAACATGAAGTTCAAGCAGAAACCACGTGAAGAGCAGGCAGAGCCAGATGGCACGGAAG aggCGGACAAAGCAGCATATTTGATGGGCCTGAACTCAGCGGACTTGCTGAAAGCTTTGTGCTATCCCCGGGTGAAAGTGGGAAATGAATATGTCGTGAAGGGCCAAACAGTGGATCAG GTGCACCAGGCAGTCAATGCCATCTCCAAGTCAGTCTACGAAAAGCTCTTCTTGTGGATGGTAATGCGCATCAACCAACAACTGGATACAAAGCTGCCAAGACAGCACTTTATTGGGGTCTTAGACATTGCTGGCTTTGAgatttttgag TTCAACAGCCTGGAGCAGCTGTGCATCAACTTCACCAACGAGAAACTGCAACAGTTCTTCAACCACCACATGttcgtgctggagcaggaggagtacAAGAAGGAAGGGATTGAATGGACATTCATTGACTTTGGGATGGACCTGGCTGCCTGCATTGAGCTCATTGAGAAG CCCATGGGCatcttctccatcctggaagaggaGTGCATGTTCCCCAAGGCAACTGACACCTCTTTCAAGAACAAGCTCTACGACCAGCACCTGGGCAAGTCCAGCAACTTCCAGAAGCCCAAGCCTGCCAAAGGCAAGGCTGAGGCCCACTTCTCCCTGGTGCACTACGCTGGCACAGTAGACTACAACATCACTGGCTGGCTTGAGAAGAACAAGGACCCCCTGAATGAAACTGTTGTGGGGCTGTACCAGAAATCATCTATGAAAATTTTATGCAATCTTTATGCCACTTTTGCTTCCATAGATGAAG CTGAAGGTGGTGGTATTAAGAAGAAAGGAACCAAGAAAAAGGGCTCTTCCTTCCAAACTGTCTCTGTACTCTTTCGG GAAAATCTAAATAAGCTCATGTCCAACTTGCGAACAACTCATCCTCATTTTGTGCGTTGTATCATTCCCAATGAAACAAAGACCCCAG GCCTGATGGATCACAAGCTTGTTCTGCACCAGCTGAGATGTAACGGTGTTCTGGAAGGCATTCGAATCTGCAGGAAAGGATTTCCTAACAAGATATTATATGGGGATTTTAAGCAAAG ATACCGCCTTCTGAACACCAGTGTCATTCCAGAAGGACAGTTTATTGATAGCAAGAAGGCATGTGAAAGGCTACTGTCTTCCATTGAGATAGATCATACTCAGTACAAACTTGGACACACTAAG GTGTTCTTCAAGGCAGGTTTGCTAGGTGTCCTGGAAGAGATGCGAGATGATTGCTTAGGACAACTGATCACGCAGACACAGGCTTTTTGCAGGGGATACCTCAGGAGACTTGAATTGAAAAGAATGTTAGACCGAAG GGAGTCCATCATCTGCATCCAGTACAACATTCGTGCATTCATGAATGTCAAGCACTGGCCCTGGATGAAGTTGTACTTCAAGATAAAACCCCTCTTAAAAAGTGtggaaactgagaaagaaatggcCATGATGAAGGAAGAGTTTCAGAGGACGAAAGAAGAACTGGCTAAGTCAGAAATCAAGaggaaagaactggaagaaaaaatggtGACTCTGGTGCAAGAGAAGAAGGACCTGCAGCTGCAAGTACAGACT gaaaatgaaaatttggCTGATGCTGAAGAAAGATGTGACCAGCTGATCAAAGCAAAATTCCATCTGGAAGCAAGAATAAAGGAGGTAGTGGAAAAACTagaggatgaagaggagataAATGCTGATCTGGCAGCCAGAAAGAGGAAACTGGAGGATGAGTGCTCTGACCTGAAGAAAGATATTGATGACCTTGAGTTAACATTGGCCAAgtctgaaaaggaaaagcacgCCACTGAAAACAAG GTTAAAAATCTAACTGAAGAAATGACAGGTTTGGATGAGACTGTTGTGAAGTTAGTCAAGGAGAAGAAGGCCCTGCAAGAAGcccaccagcaggcactggatGACCTACAAATTGAGGAGGACAAAGTTAATACCCTCACCAAAGCCAGGATCAAGCTGGAGCAACAAGTGAACCAT GTTGAAGGATCttcagaacaggaaagaaaagtttgTATGGATCTTGAACAAGCAAAGAGAAAGCTTGAGGGAGACTTGAAACTTGCGCAGGAAACCATAGTGGATCTGGAGAATGATAAACAACatttagatgaaaaattaaagaa GAAAGACTTTGAATTTAACcagatgcaaaataaaattgaagaacAGCAGAGTTCACGTATTCAATTGCAGAAGAAGATCAGAGAATTGCAG GCCCGTGTTGCAGAGCTGGAAGAGGAAACCATGAGTGAGAAAGCGACACGGgtaaaagcagagaaacattGTGATGAGCTGGCTAATGAACTTGAGAAAATCAGTGAAAGACttgaggaggctggaggagccaCCAGCGCTCAAACTGAACTTAACAAGAAGCGTGAGGCAGAGTTTCAGAAGATGCGTCGTGACCTTGAAGAGGCCACGCTGCAGCATGAAGCCATGGCTGCCGCCCTGCGGAAGAAGCATGCGGacagcacagctgagcttgggGAGCAGATCGACAACCTGCAGCGagtgaagcagaagctggagaaggagaagagtgaGCTGAAGATGGAGATTGATGACTTGGCCAGTAGTACAACGACCATTACTAAGTCCAAG GCTAATCTGGAAAAAATATACCACACACTGGAAGACCAGATGAGAGATATGAAAAGCAAATTTGAGGAAAACCAGAGAAATATGAACGAGATGTTGATACAAAAAGCCCAGCTCCAGACAGAGTCCG GTGATCTAAGCCGTCAACTCCAAGAGAAAGAAACCATGACATTGCAACTGTCCAGAAGCAAGCAGGCAGTCACGCAGCAAATAGAAGAGCTTAAAAGGCAGCTAGAGGAAGAGATCAAG GCCAAGAACGCCCTGGCCCGCGCCTTGCAGTCTGCTCGCCACGACTGTGACTTGCTGCGGGAACAatatgaggaggagcaggaggccaagGGGGAGCTGCAGCGTGCCCTGTCCAAGGCCAACAGCGAAGTGGCCCAGTGGAGAACCAAATACGAGACGGACGCCATTCAGCgcacggaggagctggaggaggccaa gaaaaagcTCTCTCAGCGTCTCCAGGAAACAGGGCAGCAGGCGGAGAGTGTGAATTCAAAGTGTGTCTCCTTGGAGAAGATGAAATTGAAGTTGCAGGGGGAGGTGGAGGATCTGACAGTGGATAAAGAGAGAGCAAACACATTGGCAGCTGCCcttgagaagaaacagcagaactTTGATAAG GTGGTGGCAGAATGGAAGGGAAAGTATGAGGAGAGCCAGCTGGAGCGGGAAGCTCTCTCTAAAGAATCACGCTTGCTGAACACAGAGCTTTTCAAAGCGAAAAATACCTATGAGGAAACCTTAGATCAGCTCGAAACAATCAAACGGGAAAACAAGACTCTCCAGC AGGAAATAGCTGATCTGACTGAACAAATTACTGAAAATGGCAAAATGATCAGAGACCTTGAGAAAGCCAAAAAGCAGGCCGAAGTAGAAAAATCTGAGCTGCAGGTAGctctggaggaggcagag gcagctCTTGAGCATGAAGAGGTCAAAATCCTTGGTGTCAACCAAGAACTGACTCAGATTAAATCAGAAATTGACAGAAAGATTGCTGAGAAAGATGAGGAGATCAGCCAGTTAAAGAAGAACCATCAAAGGACTGTGGAGACAATGCAGGGTGTTTTGGATGCTGAGATAAGGAGCAAAAGTGAATCCTTAAGGCTGAAGAAGAAGATGGAGGGAGACCTGAATGAAATGGAGATCCAACTGAGCCATGCCAACAGCCAGGCTGCCGAGGCACAGAAACACCTGCATAGCATCCAGGGAGTTCTCAAG GACATGGAGCTGCACTTGGACGACACTCTCAGGACACAGGGGGacctgaaggagcaggtggccatGGTGGAGCGCAGAGCAAACCTGCTGCAGGCTGAAATTGAGGAGCTAcgggcagccctggagcagacGGAGCGCTCCAGGAAAGTGGCTGAGCAGGAGCTTCTGGATGCCACTGGACGTGTGGAGCTCCTCCATACCCAG AACACCAGCCTTTTTAATACAAAGAAGAAGCTTGAAACTGATATGGCACAAATCCAAACTGAGATGGAAGATATTACGAATGAAGcaaaaaatgctgaagaaagagcaaagaaggCAATCACAGAT GCGGCCATGAtggcagaagagctgaagaaggagcaggacaccagcacccacctggagaggatgaagaagaacCTGGACCAGACGGTGAAGGACCTGCAGCTTCGTCTAGATGAGGCTGAGCAGTTGGCACTGAAGGGAGGCAAGAAGCAAATCCAGAAGCTGGAGGCCAGG ATCCGAGAGTTAGAAGCTGAGCTGGAAGAAGAACATAAACAATCTGCAGAGGCTATGAAAAACATCCGCAAATATGAGCGGCATGTCAAAGAGCTTACTTTTCAG AATGAAGAACAGAGGAAGAACATGATGAGGTTACAAGATCTGGTAGATAAACTGCAGATGAAAATCAAATCCTACAAAAGACAAGCTGAGGAAGCT GGTGAACAAGCCAATACTAATCTCTCCAGATTCCGAAAAGCACAGCATAAGCTAGAAGAGGCCGAGGAGAGGGCAGATATTGCTGAGAGTCAAGTAAACAAGCTCAGAGCTAAAACCCGAGAAGTGCCTTCTACAAAGGTAAGCCTTTATTGCAGGAGGCAGGTGTGCAAGTTTGTACTGTTTGCTCAAGCAAGTCAAGCAGTAGATTTGTGCCTTACAGATGGGTGTAGCCAGAAAGAACGGTTCTGGAAGGAAGGGATTTTGAAGAAAGACTTGAGAGGATttgggttcttcagcctggagaagagtagGCTTCGAAGAGACCTTATtctggcctttcaatatataaagggcagaagacagataaagacagacagagaaagactttttaccagggcctgtagtgacaggacaaagggcactggttttaaaccgaaagagggtgggtttaggttagacataaggaagaagtATTTTatgatgatggtggtgagacattggaacaggttgcccagagaagttgtggacaCCCCATCACCAAAAGTGTTCAAGCTCAGGTTGGACAGGACTTTGGGCAACCTGATcaagtga